The genomic DNA TCTGTCGTTTTGGTTATTTATTCTGTTGGTTATTCTAATTTACTGTTCTTCTTTCCCGGATAAAAATAGCTTACTGTAAACAAAAGCAGCAAGCGCTCCTCCGATAAGAGGCGCAATCCAATATGCCCATTGATAATCCCATGTTCCGGTAATTAGAGCCGGACCAAAACTTCTGGCAGGATTAAGCGATGCTCCCGTGATAGTCCCGCCCACTAATGCACATGACGTTACAGTCAGACCGATAACGAAATTTGCGATGCCCTTGAACTGAGATTTAGGATCAACTGCGACGGAGAAAATCACAAACACAAGCATAAAGGTCAATGCGATTTCAAATCCCACTAACGTACCGGCGCTCACTCCTGAAGCCGGTAATGTTACTCCAAGATTTGATGCTGTTACAGAAGCATTAGGAGAAATGAGACTTAAAACAAATGACGCTCCTGTCGCCCCCAGCAATTGGGCCAGGATATAAGTTCCTGCTTCTTTTCCGCCGATATTCCCTGTGACAAACAAACCGAATGTAACTGCCGGATTAATATGCCCTCCGGAAATTTTTGCCGTGGCGGCAACCATCATCGAAACGGCTAATCCAAATGCAAGCGCTACTCCTAATAACCCTACCGCTCCTCCGCTGAATACGTCTGCGGCAATGGCTCCTGTACCGATAAATACAAGAAAAAACGTGCCGATAAATTCAGCAGCGAATTTTTGACCCACTGTTACCATACATTACCTCCAATCATAGATGTATATTTAATTACCGAATATGAACACAATATTGCTATTTGAATGTTCTCAATAAGGTATGATTAAATCAAGAAGAATTTCTGATATTATTCCAAACTCAATTCTTGACCTTCGTTCATAATATTCTATATTTAGACCGTTCCTAAATAAATATTAGAAATTAACAAAAATAAGATCGGAGAAATAATGGCATTAAGCAGTGGAGTTGAAGCACCGGATTTCACACTATCATCCACCGGGTCGGAAGAAGACGTTACATTAAGTTCATTCAAAGGCAAATCAAACGTATTACTCCTGTTCCATCCGTTGGCTTTTTCAGGCGTTTGTACGGACGAATTTTGCGCCATACGGGATACATTTTACGAACAATTTAAAAATCTTAACGCGGAAGTATTTGGTATTAGCGTTGATTCTACGTTTTCACAAAAAGCGTGGTCGGATGCAAATAACTATCCGATTTCGTTTCTTGCAGATTTTAATAAGAGTGTAACTACAGATTACGAAATTCTTGATAACGATTTTTTCGGCATGGTGGGCGTAGCCAAACGTTCCGCTTTTTTGATTGATAAGGAAGGGATAATTCGATACGCTACGTCATCAGACGATCCGACAGTTGTACCTGATTTTGAGCTGATAAAATCGGAATTGGAAAAACTTAGTTGATTTAATATTCTTATTATTTAATCAACGTCAATTTTTTTACAACTGTTTCTCCTTCGAGATCGAGGCGCAGAAAATATAATCCTGTGGATTGGACATGTCCTGAATTGTTTTTACCGTTCCATAACAGTTGATGTTCTTTTCCGGGTGATTTAACGCCGATGTCGGTCCAGGTGCGAACTGTTCTGCCTAAAACATCATAGAGGTATATTTTCACGTTTGCCTCTCTTGATACCGTATATGGGATGGCAATCGCTCCATTGGAATAGATGAAATTCAACCAATCGTCTCCTCGAATCGCCGTTTGGAAGAACTGTGACTTATCTACTTCAATAATTTGTTTCACGAGCAATCGAATCATCCAATTCCCATTAAGAGTTTGGTCATCAGTTGTTCGAAAATTGGATAGAGGACGGAAAAATCCACTACTGTCTTCTCGAAATGCGTTACCGCTTCCGTCTGTATCAGAATCGTACCCTATGATCAGCGAATCCCCGGATAGAACAATCGCAATTGGACCTGTTACGGTCAGATCATTTGAGCCGAAAAATACTTCAGTCCAGCCATTCACGGCAGGAATTATATTTGTTTTTTCAAATATAGATGCCGCATTCACGTTATCTTCTCTCACCTGAAGCGATATTGGCTCATCAACTCCCATAAATATTTTCGCCGACAA from Candidatus Neomarinimicrobiota bacterium includes the following:
- a CDS encoding redoxin domain-containing protein, producing the protein MALSSGVEAPDFTLSSTGSEEDVTLSSFKGKSNVLLLFHPLAFSGVCTDEFCAIRDTFYEQFKNLNAEVFGISVDSTFSQKAWSDANNYPISFLADFNKSVTTDYEILDNDFFGMVGVAKRSAFLIDKEGIIRYATSSDDPTVVPDFELIKSELEKLS
- a CDS encoding MIP family channel protein, whose amino-acid sequence is MVTVGQKFAAEFIGTFFLVFIGTGAIAADVFSGGAVGLLGVALAFGLAVSMMVAATAKISGGHINPAVTFGLFVTGNIGGKEAGTYILAQLLGATGASFVLSLISPNASVTASNLGVTLPASGVSAGTLVGFEIALTFMLVFVIFSVAVDPKSQFKGIANFVIGLTVTSCALVGGTITGASLNPARSFGPALITGTWDYQWAYWIAPLIGGALAAFVYSKLFLSGKEEQ